Genomic window (Oryza sativa Japonica Group chromosome 3, ASM3414082v1):
CTACTGGCCAGCCTAATGGTAATTGATTAATTCCATGCAGCACCATATTTATCTTGTATGTGACAGTTTATAATATACTGCATTGCATTTGTCCACAGTTTGATCATGCAGAGTTATAAAAAAGGTGGCGTGGTGGTCTTGCATAGGTGGGTTTCAAAGTTTCTATATCAGTTTTTCATTGATGTGGTTCAAGTGTTAAATTTCCTTGGGTTTTCTGCTCAGAATTGTAGATTTTCTTTACTGAAAACTGCAAGCGACAAGTTCTGTTCCATTGGTCAATATAATCTTTTTGGTGATATTCTGCAAGATGTTTAGTCAAATCCATGACTATTATATCCAGACTAGAACCAAATTTATACCACAAAATATAGTATTTATTGCTGAGGTCGTAGGGTTTATTTGTAATAAAAtgtgttcttttttattttatgtaTGTATGACTACCTGCCTTTGTTTAATTTATTTCTCGCATGCTTGTTTTCTATACATATCTAACTTTCATGTAACCTCTGTTTTTTTACCTGTCTTGTTGCCGGCagcgcggcaacggcgcgcgCCACCCCTAGTAATCTACACACGTGCTCCCGTCCCCGATTTccttgtgaaaaaaatatttggcacAAGCTAGTAGCATTGGCTAAAGGCCATGCGAGCAATCAAGCGGGTAGATCCGTACCGGACCTGGCCGTCTACTCTTATACtatctccgtcttaaaataaaataaataaaataagtaTAGCCATGCTATCCGTATTTAACAtttaaccgtttgtcttatttaaaaactttatgaaaaatttaaaaaatcagtCACACGTAAAATATTATTcctgttttatcatcaaataacaataaaaatagtaatcataaaagaatatcaaataaaataatagttaAATGTTGAATATATACAATGTAAAATTACtcttattttagaacggagggagtaccaattattaaaaatagagGAGTAATTTATTTGTGAGAGGGGGATGCACgccgagaaaaaaaatggagtgcATAAAAAAGGTTGACGCTATGATTGATTGTTTGATTTGATCTAGTAGATGACAATACGTGGGAAAATGAACTAAGCAAGAAAACCATAGTTATATTATTAACGGTTTAAAAGCTAATGTTAAAATAAACCAGATAAAAAAATCTTTGTATTATCTGCATTCCTACTATATTTCGAAACACATGAAAGTTTTAAAACTATTGTTTTATTAGTACATATAAAAAATTCAAGACATGGGAAGAGAAAAGCATGAGGTATATTCTTATGCTTATTTTCAATGGTTTTAAATAGCCGGCTAAGACATTTAGCGGTTGATGATATTCTCAAACAACTATAGCAACAACTACAGTGGGCTAAAAAGAATCATAGCGGATAAAttatatatgagagaaaatagcTAAAACCATTCTCAAATAGTTGTAGTCGGAGATTTAAAACCATGtttattttcctccaaaattgctctagaattattaattccatataaaattttaaGAGAATGGATATGAAATTATCATTCGTTTCAAAGGGCTTCGTACAATTATATTCTATAGGATCAACATCCTAAAACACGGGAAAGCATGTGGTGAaaacttggaaactaccgttggattgAAAAATAGACGTCCGAGATTCATCCACGTCATCAcgagtaaaagttttactcacgGATGATGACGTGGACAAATTTCGGACGTCTATTATTCGATTCAACGGTAGTTTCTAAGTGTCCACCACATATGTAGTTTTTAccatatattttcataaaaaagcccttacatatttttttaaatgagaTTCTAAACGAGAAGAGGCTAGATATAAGATGACTCGCACTCCTTTTTAAATAGCTTTAAAAAAATAGCCAAAGGGACAAGAAGTTGCATGAGGAGCCATTGATGAGATTTGCGAGACAAATGAGCAGTAGGGTCCCGAAGTTGGCGTCCATAGTCCATATAGACCGGTCCCACGGAAGACACCGGCACATGCCGACAGCCCACGGTTGCACAAGCAAAGCAGGTGCTTCCAGCAATTTCAACCCCCGAAACCCCGGGATAATCGCAAACCCAACCCAACTCAACCTCCACAGCCACTGCAGCGTGGGCCCTACACACCCAGTGGAATCACCActtggcccacatgtcagagcCACCACCCATCATCACCCATGGCAATGGCCACccgtcgcctcgcctccgcgccCACGCATCGcctcgtctctctctcttctcgatTCCACTTCtacttctcttctcttccaaaATCTCGCCTCGCCCAGCTCGCTCGGGCAGCGCACACCACGCGGCGTCCCTCCCGCTCCCCCTCGCCGCTAAATAGCGCGGGAGCCGCGGGCTCCGGCGAGcgcgagaggagagaggaggaggcggcggaggaggaggaggcggtggtgcgtCGCGAGCGCGGAAGGGAAGGGGAGTAGTAGGGGGGGagtggcgtcggcgtcggcggcggatggcggTGGAGTACCACTGCTGCGGGGCGGCCTTCTTCGAGCACGTGGTGATCATCGTGGTGCTGGTGCTCTTCGCGGGGCTCATGTCGGGGCTCACCCTGGGGCTCATGTCCCTCAGCCTCGTCGACCTCGAGGTCCTCGCCAAGTCCGGCACCGACCAGGACCGCAAGCACGCAGGTGCGCGCCCTGCCATTCCCCTGTGCCCGCCCCGCCCGACAGCCGCCTGGGTGTATtccgacgggcggcggcgttcGTTGGTGTGCGTGTCGTGCCTGATTAGATGGGTTTCTGGTAGGATTTGGCTGCAACTTTTCCGGGCttggcatttcgtcgaacatcCCGCGGGCGTCGGTCGGACCGATGAATCGATGCATGAACGTTGTTTTGTGATGAATTTGGCGAATAGAGCGGTTGTTGGGAGGGTGATTGGAACGTATGGgtcgtataattttttttttgggcgatCAATTCATGCAATCTACACGCGGCCTTCCCGTTGTGCCTACTTTTGGTTGTGCCTACTTTTGGTTGATCAATCCATGCGATTTTAGAGGCGGCCCAACAAATTTTTGTGTACTTTTTGTTGCGAAGGTTTGGCTTGATCACCTGGGAAGTGGTCGTATTACTGCTGTTTTAGGGGATAGCGACATGCTCTGCACTTTCTTATTTCGGAAAGTAAGACCTAGTGGCATAGAAAAAGTAAATTAAAAACACCCTGTAAAATCTAAAGTAAACCCTGGTACTCAtctaatttttgttttcttttgttgctATGTTAGGCGATCCATTCTTGAGCTATTTATTTGGCTGAATGAAATGCATAtgcttcatcttttttttttaaatatgtaaaaTGGCATGCGTCAAATGCAAATCTTCTCATATTTTTGTGAAACTGCTCATCTtaacttttctcttttctttccagctAAGATATTGCCTGTTGTGAAAAACCAGCACCTTCTGCTATGTACTCTTCTGATCTGCAATGCTGCAGCCATGGAGGTATTTGGCTTTATTTCAAGCTATTTGTAGACCGGTTAGAGCTTTAAGGTTCTCCAGATGAATGAACATGTGATGGCATGCTTCTGTATGTTGCTAGGCTCTGCCCATATTCCTTGATAGCTTGGTGACTGCTTGGGGTGCGATTTTGATCTCAGTGACATTGATCCTGCTGTTCGGTGAGGTGAATTATATATACTTTACTATGATGTTCAGCTACAAGCCTATATTTTTGCACCCCATGCTAATATTATGTTCTGGTATAAACAGATATTACCACAATCCATCTGTTCACGCTATGGGCTGGCTATTGGTGCCTCAGTTGCTCCATTAGTCCGTGTGCTCGTTTGGGTTTGCTTCCCTGTTGCATATCCGATAAGCAAGGTAATTATACTCGCAGACTCTGCAATATCATTACATCAGTATACTCGAATGCACatgtattaaatatattttactttcttttttaGCATTAGTATCCTCGAATGCACATGTATTgaacatttttttacttttctttttcagcTGCTGGACCATCTGCTTGGTAAAGGTCATACAGCTCTTTTCCGTAGAGCTGAACTAAAAACACTCGTGACCCTGCATGGAAATGAGGTAAACAGAAATATTGTGTCTTAAAGAAGAAATTAGATTATTGCTATTATCCTATGTATGTGAGACTACACAAAATTGTAGATCATAGACAGCTCCACTTTTTAAGAATTTCGGGTGTTAAATTGTTAATACCTCTGTATATCATCCGATCTACGTATGAATTACCACAGTCAGGGTTCTGATTCGTTGGGTTGTGTGATGTGCAAAAGCTTAGGTTTGGAGATTCTATGTGCTATTTTGAAGTAATTTATTATCAATATCACTTCCAAGGAAATAACAAAAGAAATACAAAACAtaaaaaggaaagggagagtGAACTTAGTGGAATCTGATGCATTCCTTCCTCACCCTAAGTGGATTTTGACTCAGAGGGCATAGGCATGCTGGAATATTACTGATAAACATGCTTTGCTTTTTTTCCCCCTAACCTTTCATGCTTTATACGAAGGATATGGTTTTACTTCATAGGTTGTGATTAAATACTCATGTCTGCAACCCCGGTTAGAATATAGATCTTAGATGTCCTAATGGAGCAGGTCATTTGGTTGGTATTCTGCTTACAGGCCGTCCACAGTCCACACTTGAAACTGGACAGGCTTAGAGAGCTAGTTGGTCTTACCTGTACCAATCATTGACTTAGTCATGTAAAAAATGAATTCATGTTTATTGATCTTCCTATTAGTTTTTGCATGAGTGTTGAGGTTACGGAAATCTGTTTTATAACTGTTTTACTTCAATTTCAACAGGCTGGTAAAGGTGGGGAGTTAACCCACGATGAAACTACTATAATAGCTGGAGCTCTTGAGCTTACTGAAAAGAAAGCTAAAGATGCTATGACACCCCTATGTCAAACATTTGCTATTGATATAAATGCAAAGCTTGACAGGTATTGGTTGCGTTACAATTACACATGATTTAATTGGCCCTACCATATTCTTTTCTCAACTGCATAATCCTGTCATTCATGTTCTCGTGCAGGGATCTAATGCAAAAAGTCCTTGACAAAGGTCATAGCAGGGTGCCGGTTTATTATGAGAAGAAGACAAACATTATTGGATTGATATTGGTAATGCTATCTTCCTTTTCAAAACAATCATACGATTCTTGTAAATTGTATCTTGTGTTTTGTCTggatgaaactttttttttagttttctcaTATTTGGCATCTACCTGTTAATGCCTTGTAGCATTAGATTGAGCAGAACTTGATTAACAAATTTGGCAAAGAACCCAAAATCACTAATTACCATCCAGATATGATTTATGTGCTTCTTATTTAATTTAATACATCAAACCGTATGGTTTGTCAAACTCTGGATCGAGTATAACCATTGAAGTGCCACCAGTTGGAGTAGATTCTTTTTAGTTGTAGTTTTATTATGAACTGGCATGCAACATTTTCTCAGCACAACGATAATTCTTTTATTATGAACTAGCACGCAACATTTTCTCAGCAGAATGATAATTCTATAGTGTACTTAGCTGTGTAAATGAGCATAAATTGTGAAGGAAGGAGGCATTCAAATTAGCATGTTATAAGTTGCAGCTGGTAAATGtgcatttaaattttaaaacaggCAGGACAGTCAACACCCTGCATCTGTGCCATCTTCAAACAAAATGCATAGCGGTAATGTGTCTTGTATGACAGATCTGTATGTTTTGAGAGCATCCATGCATTAGATAATGTTGTGATGTGGATCAGTGGATCTGCGCTCTTCAACAAAAATGGATAGCATTATGTGTCTTGTATGACCGATCTGTATGCTTTGAAAGCATCCATGGTTAATGTTATGGTGTGGATCACTGGATCTTGATTTGAGCTGCTAGTACATTTACATTAGGTTTGCAATTTATTTATCTGGCAACTTCAGATATGTAATTGTGTTGTACTCACCTAAAATTAGCAATTTTCAGGTGAAGAATTTATTATCCATCAACCCTGATGATGAAATTCCTATAAAGAGCGTAACTATCCGCAAAATTCCTCGGTACGGTATTAAACTGTAAATTGTTCTTTTATCCAACAGTGCAACATCTTAATGGTGAAATTGTTCAATACAACTGAATATTCCTCTCACTATGAAATTAATGCCTGCTAACCACTGGTTTACTGCAAACACAAAGCAACAGCTGATATAATTAGGTCATCTGCAAATGCTTAACTTATCCGTAGTTTTGTTGTAATTTGTAGTAGAAATGAATTCTGGCATCTACAAAAGGGAACTAATTTATATTGCAAAATGGAGAAGTTAACAGATATGGTGTATAATAGAAATCCAGGAGATAGTTCTGTTTTCTTCCTATCATATTGCAGGCTTGATCGTGGTAGAATATGGCAACAGTATCTCTAATAATAGTAGCAAGTTACTAAATGACAGTGTTAGTAGCTAATTTCTAGATTTACCTGAAGTGCCTGTTTACCTTAATGAAATGCTTGAAATGGAATAATTGAACTTGAACGTATGGTAGTTTAAGATTCAGCATTTCAGCTAACGCAACCTTCATCTTGTTGAATGTCAGTGTTTCAGAAGACATGCCCCTCTATGACATCCTAAATGAATTTCAGAAGGGCCACAGTCACATGGCAGTAGTCATAAGACAAACCAATGCAAATTATGCAGCTGAACCTCCTGCCAACGACGGTGGAACTCTTGGTGAGCTCCAAGGCAATTTTCTTTCTCAGTAGCTTGCATGTGGCATATATATAACAGCCTTTTATCTTACCATTTTCtccttgttttctttctttctttccatgTGGAACAAAGAGGTTGCGATCTCAATTGATGATAAGCATGGTGAGAAGGTTGTGAAGAATCTTCCTCCACTAAGAAGATGGAAGAGCTGCCCCAACTCTCAGAATTCTAATAGAGGGAACAGGAATAGAAAATGGTCCAAAGATCAATCAGATGTTCTTCAAATACATGAAGAGCCATTGCCGACACtgaatgaagatgaagaagctGTCGGTATCATAACTATGGAGGATGTCATAGAAGAGCTGCTCCAGGTTAGTAGTTTGCAAATATTCTCTTTTTATTAGAGGTTTGTAGAACTGTCCGTTTGTTCAACTCTATTTGTTTATTTAACACATGCTCAGTGGCGATTCAACACAGTAAGATGCGGATGATCAGCCAATCATATACTACTCATAAAGTAGTTACTTTCATGTTTATATGTCCAACCATTGAACCATGAGATGTGCTGAACTTCAATGCCCTACATAACTGCTCTAAAATTAAGAGTAGTTACAATGACATTGTGCAATATTATATCATTAATTCATATTTTTCATGATGGCACAGGAGGAGATATACGATGAGACAGACGTACATGTTGAAGAACAATGACACATGCCGCAGTCACTTCCCATTTTGAACCAGAAAATCGGTGCCATACCTTTCTTTTGGCTGAGGGGAAGTGCCGGGTGCAAATATGTGTTTATATTAGTACGTAATACTGTACTTCAGCGTAGATAGAAACGGGGGTTGAATTGGTTCATTTGAACAGCTGGTACGAATAGTAGTGCAGTAGTAGAGAGGGACAAAGGGTTGTGTGATTTTGCTTGGTCCTGGGACAGTAGGATTGCGTAGTTATGAAACTGTACTGGTTATCCCGGGATTTTGACGCGGTAATAGTGCCGCTCTGAGTCAATGGTGCTCCTTCGGAAGGCTTCGCTTTCTTGTGATGTTGGCCTCACTCGAAGCGTCTGCACAGTAACAATAAAAAGCATGACAGCCTTATATATTTCTCGAAATCTGGGAAAAATCTCACTCATATGATGGGAACGAGCGTCTTCAATGAGTGAGCCACATGCGAGAAATCGCTCCCGAGTCCCGGCTCCATGAGCACTACTCGTCCGGTCAGAACAACATCAAATCGCTTATATACAAACCTGCCGAGATTTGCGGCTCCTGGAGATTTTTGAGCTGGCGTGGCTACCTGCGCGAGCCGACGCGTCATCGGCGCTGGGTCTGGTGGGATAGATTTGCGGCTCCTGGAGATTTTTGAGCTGGCGTGGCTACCTGCGCGAGCCGACGCCTCATCGGCGCTGGGTCTGGTGGGATTTAATACCCTTTGTTTTCCTCTGAAAAGGAGGAAGAATGCCGTGATAATAGCGCGTAGCCGGCAGGAGATACAAATCCAGAAGAGCATTCTTCGTCATCCTTCATCCTGGTTGTTGTCTGCCATTGTTGTGGTCTAAGCGTATGATCAAATCATTCTAAATAGCTATCTTGTTTTAAATCAAGATGTGATATGTCATTCTAAATACTTCTATCCATTCACAAGAGTAATACCTATttcatattttagttttttaaaaCAAGTTGTTTTTATTTGTAGTCTTTTTACACCAAGATTCAAATGAagaggtaaattaaatgtttgatcaAAACCCAAGGAGCTATAATAACTCTCATTGGTTACTTGCGTGTATGCACTCTTGGATCAGAGTAATATGCAAAATATGCAAAatgagttaatttatttttatcttaatggtaaaagtaatatgtgtaacttttatGGAATGAGGAAGTAGTTTTCTTGTTTTAAATTAAGACGT
Coding sequences:
- the LOC4333703 gene encoding DUF21 domain-containing protein At2g14520, producing the protein MAVEYHCCGAAFFEHVVIIVVLVLFAGLMSGLTLGLMSLSLVDLEVLAKSGTDQDRKHAAKILPVVKNQHLLLCTLLICNAAAMEALPIFLDSLVTAWGAILISVTLILLFGEILPQSICSRYGLAIGASVAPLVRVLVWVCFPVAYPISKLLDHLLGKGHTALFRRAELKTLVTLHGNEAGKGGELTHDETTIIAGALELTEKKAKDAMTPLCQTFAIDINAKLDRDLMQKVLDKGHSRVPVYYEKKTNIIGLILVKNLLSINPDDEIPIKSVTIRKIPRVSEDMPLYDILNEFQKGHSHMAVVIRQTNANYAAEPPANDGGTLEVAISIDDKHGEKVVKNLPPLRRWKSCPNSQNSNRGNRNRKWSKDQSDVLQIHEEPLPTLNEDEEAVGIITMEDVIEELLQEEIYDETDVHVEEQ